The proteins below come from a single Nostoc sp. KVJ3 genomic window:
- a CDS encoding Nif11-like leader peptide family natural product precursor, with product MSKEAVIKLIEAAESNPTLLKQLHSAQGPETVLAIGAERGFQFSEAELVAVMQEKQLSFASEELSEAQLEAVVGGKGKKTTNNDYSKNIQYGIQP from the coding sequence ATGTCAAAAGAAGCAGTAATTAAACTAATCGAAGCGGCTGAAAGTAACCCAACTTTGCTTAAGCAACTTCATAGCGCTCAAGGCCCAGAAACAGTATTGGCAATTGGTGCAGAAAGAGGTTTTCAATTTAGCGAAGCGGAACTAGTAGCTGTGATGCAAGAAAAGCAACTTTCTTTTGCCTCTGAAGAGTTGTCTGAAGCACAGTTAGAAGCTGTAGTTGGCGGTAAAGGAAAGAAAACTACTAATAACGATTACAGCAAGAATATTCAGTATGGAATTCAGCCATAA
- a CDS encoding GNAT family N-acetyltransferase produces the protein MLYTIARLQNFGCAFLYSALTYPLYRSRLQSLTIEGNTIAIGASVSDKPVGLALAEILGDGSAKLLSIFVESNYRRLGIGTALVNTLEEELILRYCRSIEIIYIADQSTTLALECLLKKCNWPSAKPRMLLCKTTTDDMTNAPWMKLSRLPASYEIFPWVEITPQERLALKKQQEEKQWMASDAIPFDYEQDLEPINSIGLRYKGEVVGWLITHRTAPDTIRYTCSYVRPDIQKMGRIIPLYIRATQLQMEAGISKGTWTVSLMHTSMIAFVKKHMEPYLISLEQSMESSKLLRYS, from the coding sequence ATGTTGTATACCATAGCTCGTCTTCAAAATTTTGGCTGTGCATTTCTTTATAGCGCACTGACTTATCCTCTTTATCGTTCTCGCTTACAAAGTCTAACCATAGAGGGAAATACAATAGCCATTGGTGCATCTGTTTCAGATAAGCCTGTTGGTTTAGCTTTGGCTGAGATATTAGGAGATGGTTCGGCAAAGTTGCTTTCTATTTTTGTAGAGTCAAACTATCGACGTTTGGGAATTGGTACAGCTTTAGTGAATACCTTAGAAGAAGAGTTAATTTTAAGATATTGCAGGAGTATTGAAATAATTTATATAGCCGATCAATCGACTACTCTAGCATTAGAATGTCTGCTTAAAAAGTGTAATTGGCCATCTGCAAAACCTCGGATGCTACTTTGTAAGACAACGACAGATGATATGACTAATGCGCCTTGGATGAAGTTATCCAGGCTACCTGCTTCTTATGAAATTTTCCCTTGGGTGGAAATTACTCCCCAAGAGCGCCTTGCCTTGAAAAAGCAACAAGAAGAAAAGCAGTGGATGGCATCAGATGCAATTCCTTTTGATTACGAACAGGATTTAGAACCTATAAATAGTATAGGATTACGCTACAAAGGAGAGGTTGTTGGCTGGCTTATTACTCATCGTACTGCTCCTGACACTATCCGCTACACCTGTAGCTATGTCAGACCAGATATTCAGAAAATGGGTCGAATTATTCCTTTATATATCAGAGCAACTCAACTTCAAATGGAAGCTGGAATTAGTAAAGGAACTTGGACTGTTTCTCTGATGCATACCTCTATGATTGCTTTTGTTAAAAAGCACATGGAACCATATCTGATCTCTCTTGAACAGTCTATGGAATCATCTAAATTACTACGTTATTCATAA
- a CDS encoding DUF7005 family protein: MEQQIFRAAILASYGATESEIEELLIYNQNIFEHDNWQPSLKFPLEPEPHIVTWEEYAVTAKEIGVFETLKQVFVQLSFPIQEGISQTEIYRAATLKGVNLDGISEATGLVLEQPEKLDLKIYQSLAGAIPVILPGNREDFVSLVRSLIKRNEPQPLPASMGACMVAGYNNWDRIRRYRQQWERENPANCSETDWKDEFARLIPQKSRYQDRFIILSDGFYSNVSANDIGLSESEWRHLSLKIRLEHECTHYFTHRLFHSMQNNLLDELIADYRGIVAATGRYRADWFLRFMGLESLANYRESGRLQNYRGQPTLSDGAFKILQALVTDAALNLERFDAEYIDDLNIGNERLLLSIALTYLTLEELASQKVTSRLLAILEQLQTESTELGVRSTDAINRVY; the protein is encoded by the coding sequence ATGGAACAGCAAATATTTCGGGCTGCCATACTTGCCTCTTATGGTGCGACCGAATCGGAAATTGAAGAACTACTAATTTACAATCAAAATATTTTTGAACATGATAATTGGCAACCATCTCTAAAGTTTCCCCTCGAACCCGAACCGCATATTGTGACTTGGGAAGAGTATGCTGTTACCGCTAAAGAAATAGGTGTATTTGAAACCCTCAAGCAGGTATTTGTCCAGTTGTCGTTTCCCATTCAAGAAGGAATTAGCCAAACTGAAATCTACCGGGCTGCTACTTTGAAGGGAGTTAATCTTGACGGCATCTCTGAAGCAACTGGTTTAGTCCTTGAACAACCAGAAAAGCTGGATTTAAAAATTTATCAAAGTTTAGCGGGGGCGATTCCGGTTATACTTCCTGGTAATCGAGAAGATTTTGTTTCTTTAGTGCGATCGCTAATCAAACGTAATGAACCCCAACCCCTACCTGCCTCTATGGGCGCTTGCATGGTTGCTGGTTACAATAACTGGGATCGAATTCGCCGCTATCGCCAACAATGGGAAAGAGAAAATCCTGCCAATTGCTCCGAAACAGATTGGAAAGATGAGTTTGCGCGGCTGATTCCTCAAAAAAGTCGCTATCAAGACCGATTTATTATTCTCAGTGATGGCTTTTATAGCAACGTTTCTGCTAATGATATCGGACTTTCAGAATCAGAATGGAGACATTTATCGCTGAAGATTCGGTTAGAACACGAATGCACTCACTACTTTACCCACCGCCTATTTCACTCAATGCAAAATAATCTCCTCGACGAACTCATCGCCGACTACCGAGGAATTGTTGCTGCGACTGGACGCTATCGAGCCGATTGGTTCTTGCGTTTTATGGGTTTAGAATCATTAGCCAACTATCGAGAAAGCGGTAGATTACAAAACTATCGCGGTCAGCCAACCCTTTCAGATGGAGCTTTTAAGATTTTACAGGCTTTAGTGACAGATGCGGCTCTAAATTTAGAGCGTTTCGATGCTGAGTATATAGATGATTTAAACATTGGTAACGAGCGACTTCTGTTATCTATCGCCTTGACTTATTTAACTCTAGAAGAATTAGCTTCCCAAAAAGTTACTTCCCGCCTTTTAGCGATTTTAGAACAACTACAGACTGAGAGTACCGAGTTAGGAGTTAGGAGTACAGACGCGATTAATCGCGTCTATTAG
- a CDS encoding cyclic nucleotide-binding domain-containing protein: MREVLLQELSNSDIDWMFTTSHKREIPSETVLVQAGKVGDTFHILLEGTLIATVSPTRQNSLARAFATIEGDRTSGLEVARFSSGEVVGENSLIGVPSTTNIQALEKSLLMSIPLRQLESKLKQDAGFASRFYRAIAILYSDRLQSLIERLGRSKLVQIQPVRDVLFIFGQLHDSDLDWFTTNGKLKRIAPQETLLRQGGPVDALYVLLQGQMSVSISSNQDNPLTRIFATLEGNKASEQEIAKLYKGEIVGEATFIDGRLPYATIKAVEDSLVLAIARSQLLAKLQQDVGFATRFYRAIATLLSDRFQGLLNRMGYRRHTYSPGQTLSENVKYEDELDSDILEQMSLAAVRFDWMLESLKAI, from the coding sequence ATGAGAGAAGTTTTACTCCAAGAATTGAGCAATAGTGATATAGATTGGATGTTCACGACAAGTCACAAACGTGAAATTCCATCTGAAACTGTCCTTGTACAAGCAGGGAAAGTTGGTGATACTTTCCATATTCTTTTAGAAGGAACTTTGATAGCTACTGTTTCTCCAACTCGTCAAAATTCTTTGGCTCGTGCTTTCGCTACTATCGAGGGGGATAGAACATCTGGTTTAGAAGTTGCGAGATTCTCCAGTGGGGAAGTAGTAGGAGAAAATTCGTTAATTGGTGTTCCTTCGACCACTAATATTCAAGCTTTAGAAAAATCCTTGTTGATGTCTATCCCCCTGCGGCAATTAGAATCTAAGTTAAAGCAAGATGCAGGATTTGCATCTCGTTTCTATCGAGCGATCGCAATTTTATATTCAGATAGATTGCAAAGTTTGATTGAACGCCTTGGTCGTAGCAAACTCGTTCAGATTCAGCCGGTTAGAGATGTCCTTTTCATTTTCGGTCAATTGCACGATAGTGACCTCGATTGGTTTACTACTAATGGCAAACTTAAGAGAATTGCTCCCCAAGAAACCCTGCTTCGGCAGGGCGGGCCAGTAGATGCGTTGTACGTCTTACTACAAGGACAAATGAGCGTTTCTATTTCTAGCAACCAAGATAATCCTTTAACTCGCATCTTTGCAACCTTAGAAGGAAACAAAGCCTCCGAACAAGAGATTGCCAAATTATACAAAGGCGAAATCGTGGGAGAAGCTACCTTTATTGATGGACGTTTACCTTATGCAACCATTAAAGCGGTAGAAGATTCTTTAGTATTAGCGATCGCGCGATCGCAGTTGCTAGCTAAGTTACAGCAAGATGTCGGTTTTGCTACACGCTTCTATCGTGCGATCGCAACCCTGCTTTCCGATAGATTCCAAGGACTTCTAAACCGCATGGGCTATAGAAGACACACTTACAGTCCAGGACAGACCTTAAGCGAAAACGTTAAATATGAGGATGAACTGGATTCTGACATTTTAGAGCAGATGTCATTAGCTGCGGTCAGATTTGATTGGATGTTAGAAAGTTTGAAAGCAATTTAA
- a CDS encoding cache domain-containing protein: MQSKFINLNRLVQFFNPLAWSITVKLSVAFLSIAILPMSFVGYYNLERSTESIENSEYYKLQLIATSKANRLDQLIIDNQNTIKNIATDSRVGNFLKAAPLNRETFRSEAQKVLQRVASTHPNYDLVYLIDKNGICIASTELSLIGRNYAFREYFQRAIAGDAFVSSILIGVTTKREGVFFTYPVYSESGEVLGVAAIKITAADIWAVINSVNEPNITSFLVDEQGIIISHSNREYLYNSLTPLLLDSQKKIAAEKRYGRNLIKSLNIPELKVMLNSETSGHTSYYSPIEKNYQIVGYAPLQTQSWVVAVSKPKVIFMAPVNLLFEQNITFVLGAGAIAAVVALTLSRTISKPINTLIAASRSLEKGDFLHHESNLYRNLLKTSRTQDDMGQLVRVFMKMAEEVRVREQKMELQMQELRIEIDESKKANQVAEITGTQYFQELQYKAQKLRNRAEVRDKTPTDYFHNLQKKVQAQKARLQVGR, encoded by the coding sequence ATGCAGTCTAAATTTATCAACTTAAATCGCTTAGTTCAATTCTTTAATCCTTTAGCGTGGTCGATTACCGTCAAGCTCTCAGTAGCCTTCCTATCAATCGCAATTTTACCTATGAGCTTTGTTGGCTATTACAATCTCGAAAGGAGTACAGAAAGTATTGAAAATAGTGAATACTATAAGTTGCAACTGATTGCCACGAGTAAAGCCAATCGCCTAGATCAGTTGATTATTGATAATCAAAACACTATCAAAAATATAGCTACAGACTCTAGGGTGGGAAATTTTCTTAAGGCTGCACCTCTGAATCGAGAAACTTTCCGCTCGGAAGCGCAAAAAGTCTTGCAGAGAGTTGCTAGCACTCACCCTAATTACGATCTGGTTTACCTTATAGATAAAAACGGTATATGTATAGCTTCTACAGAACTTTCTTTAATTGGACGAAACTATGCTTTTCGAGAGTATTTTCAACGAGCGATCGCAGGGGATGCTTTTGTTTCTAGTATCTTAATTGGTGTCACAACCAAACGAGAGGGCGTATTCTTCACCTATCCTGTATACTCTGAAAGTGGCGAAGTTTTGGGCGTAGCAGCGATAAAAATTACGGCGGCAGATATTTGGGCTGTGATCAACTCCGTAAATGAACCAAATATTACTTCTTTTCTCGTTGATGAACAAGGAATTATCATTAGTCACTCCAATCGGGAATATCTCTACAACAGCCTGACTCCTTTACTGCTAGACAGCCAAAAAAAGATTGCAGCCGAGAAGCGTTATGGTCGCAACCTAATTAAAAGCTTGAATATTCCAGAGTTAAAAGTGATGCTCAATTCTGAAACATCAGGACATACGAGTTATTACTCACCGATAGAAAAGAACTATCAGATAGTTGGTTATGCTCCCCTACAAACCCAATCCTGGGTTGTGGCGGTTAGTAAACCCAAAGTAATATTCATGGCTCCGGTAAATCTTCTGTTTGAGCAAAATATCACCTTTGTATTGGGTGCAGGAGCGATCGCAGCAGTTGTTGCCCTCACATTATCTCGAACCATTAGTAAACCTATTAATACTTTAATAGCCGCATCTCGAAGTTTAGAAAAAGGAGATTTTCTTCACCACGAATCTAATTTGTACAGAAATTTGCTCAAGACTTCTCGGACTCAAGATGATATGGGGCAATTGGTACGGGTATTTATGAAGATGGCAGAAGAAGTCAGAGTGCGAGAGCAAAAAATGGAACTTCAGATGCAGGAATTACGCATTGAAATTGATGAAAGCAAAAAAGCCAATCAGGTAGCGGAAATTACTGGAACACAATACTTTCAAGAACTCCAATACAAGGCGCAAAAGCTGAGAAACAGAGCCGAAGTTAGGGATAAAACTCCAACAGATTACTTCCATAATTTACAGAAAAAAGTGCAAGCTCAAAAAGCTCGGTTACAAGTCGGTCGATAA
- a CDS encoding 2OG-Fe(II) oxygenase, protein MQIIQTPYYSLRAKTFNPDYLNLLQMEILSSPYLAESQLSNDFAGTRGFSIVFQGSEVNQVKEHFPYLQSYLDTVLLPTCNAFYLNPLIIRGGGRIKPHVDSSISGYCQPNTIPKFVSVLYIRVPSDMKGGELVLLKEGVIVGEIQPQANTLLYFQGHMKHSVNRVEASQDRISLVCEQYILNETLLQKIPKFKIESGVYREISPLE, encoded by the coding sequence ATGCAAATAATTCAGACTCCATATTATTCCCTGAGAGCTAAAACTTTCAATCCTGACTATCTTAATTTACTGCAAATGGAAATACTCTCTTCTCCCTACTTAGCTGAGAGTCAATTAAGCAATGATTTTGCAGGAACTAGAGGGTTCTCAATTGTTTTTCAAGGCTCAGAAGTTAATCAAGTCAAAGAACACTTCCCTTACTTACAATCTTATTTAGATACTGTTTTATTACCTACATGCAATGCCTTTTATCTCAACCCTTTAATCATACGAGGAGGAGGACGTATAAAGCCACACGTCGATTCTAGTATTTCTGGATATTGTCAACCTAATACTATCCCAAAATTCGTTAGCGTTCTCTACATCCGAGTGCCATCTGATATGAAGGGAGGAGAATTAGTTTTGCTCAAAGAAGGAGTTATAGTAGGTGAAATTCAACCTCAAGCAAATACGTTGCTGTATTTTCAAGGTCACATGAAACATTCAGTTAATAGAGTAGAAGCTTCCCAGGATAGGATTAGTCTGGTTTGCGAGCAATATATTTTAAACGAAACTCTGCTTCAGAAAATACCAAAGTTTAAAATAGAATCTGGAGTCTATAGGGAGATTTCACCATTGGAATAA
- a CDS encoding Nif11-like leader peptide family natural product precursor, with product MSKEAVIKLIEAAESNPTLLKQLHSAQGPETVLAIGAERGFQFSEAELVAVMQEKQLSFASEELSEAQLEAVVGGKGKKTTNNDYSKNIQYGIQP from the coding sequence ATGTCAAAAGAAGCAGTCATCAAACTAATCGAAGCGGCTGAAAGCAACCCAACTTTGCTTAAGCAACTTCATAGCGCTCAAGGCCCAGAAACAGTATTGGCAATTGGTGCAGAAAGAGGTTTTCAATTTAGTGAAGCAGAACTAGTAGCTGTGATGCAAGAGAAGCAACTTTCTTTTGCCTCTGAAGAGTTGTCTGAGGCACAGTTAGAAGCTGTAGTTGGTGGCAAAGGAAAGAAAACTACTAATAACGATTACAGCAAGAATATTCAGTATGGAATTCAGCCATAA
- a CDS encoding Nif11-like leader peptide family natural product precursor, translated as MSKESVIKLIESAENDQNLLKQLYSAQGPESILAIASTRGYQFSEEELLSVMQERQLSFTTDVLSGEELEAIAGGKGDVKATYNDASKTLYFPQKKK; from the coding sequence ATGTCAAAAGAATCAGTCATCAAACTAATTGAATCTGCCGAGAACGACCAAAACTTGCTTAAGCAACTCTATAGCGCTCAAGGGCCAGAAAGTATCTTAGCTATTGCATCTACACGAGGCTATCAATTTAGCGAAGAAGAACTATTGTCGGTCATGCAGGAGAGACAGCTTTCTTTTACCACTGATGTTTTGTCTGGTGAAGAATTAGAGGCTATAGCTGGTGGTAAGGGTGATGTTAAAGCTACATACAATGATGCTAGTAAAACTTTGTATTTTCCACAAAAGAAAAAGTAG
- a CDS encoding MinD/ParA family protein, producing MSQIISVHSFRGGTGKSNMTANLATTLALQGKRIAIIDTDIQSPGIHVIFGLNEQKMNNCLNDYLWGKCAIEDTAYDVTHLLKGEGDSGKLYLIPSSINPGQITRILREGYDVARLNDGFYEIIDALNLDYLLIDTHPGLNEETLLSIAISDILVVILRPDQQDFQGTAVTLEVARKLEVPKMMLVVNKALSTFDFNALQQEVESTYKTPVAGIVPLSEDIIRLASSNIFCLVYPNHPFSQVVQKITAQIIREQAKVAVRGGV from the coding sequence ATGAGTCAAATTATTTCTGTTCATTCATTCCGTGGCGGTACTGGTAAATCCAATATGACAGCTAACCTAGCTACGACTCTAGCATTACAGGGGAAAAGAATCGCTATCATTGATACTGATATTCAGTCACCAGGAATTCACGTTATTTTTGGTCTGAACGAGCAGAAGATGAATAATTGTTTGAATGATTATCTGTGGGGTAAGTGTGCAATTGAAGATACTGCCTACGATGTCACTCATCTTTTAAAAGGAGAAGGAGACAGTGGTAAACTTTACCTAATTCCTTCTAGTATTAATCCTGGTCAAATTACCCGAATTCTGCGTGAGGGATATGACGTAGCTAGACTAAACGATGGTTTCTATGAAATCATTGATGCTCTAAATTTGGATTATTTGTTAATTGATACCCATCCCGGTCTTAATGAAGAGACTTTACTTTCTATTGCTATTTCAGATATTCTCGTTGTGATTTTACGCCCAGATCAACAAGACTTCCAAGGAACTGCTGTAACGCTAGAAGTAGCTCGCAAGTTAGAAGTACCTAAGATGATGCTGGTAGTGAATAAAGCCTTATCGACATTCGATTTTAATGCTTTGCAACAAGAAGTTGAATCTACCTATAAAACCCCAGTTGCTGGTATTGTCCCCCTATCAGAAGACATCATTCGTCTTGCCAGCAGTAATATTTTTTGTTTGGTCTATCCCAACCATCCCTTTAGTCAGGTAGTCCAAAAAATTACGGCACAGATTATTAGGGAGCAAGCCAAGGTAGCGGTTAGAGGAGGTGTTTAA
- a CDS encoding MBL fold metallo-hydrolase, with translation MQIHLIGHASLFIETKDCKILMDPLLWNPGISEGMQDICPKRQVIHDQIPEFDILVISHKHIDHFNIRSLANLPKHIDVLIPKDEFMKTCLQKLGYRHIYSLKDFNEVRIGSTRLVATRSENRVPEYGMIFADSDGVFWNQVDSDVTAQTISEVKSRYPQIDFLLAPWQPLLQIQYQNNEHVIFPYDIYSKLLKVIVLVAPKAIAPGANGFKQINASSWLNQIVFPVTREQFCHDVKQAYPTIGDQIFTFDPGDVITLNNGEVSYSPQKSTFVKKLADDSDSLYFSPVNTDSKLIDDNPEGYDIEEMRSVIKEEICVHLPQFFNDKKDSLFMQYGYWKAIYQLEVIFPTNSDAWYFDFSEHSIQCRRGKNPLANVFTLIAASSFYGLLKGMKGWDYANFGGYYRCFNKVYQATPYGIIRPFDGFKEGVPDPLSLKFPYKQVYEQVRFYEIEKWGQANDDQIIHPNSQNPMVIIGNTLIKPQQKVQCI, from the coding sequence ATGCAAATTCACTTAATTGGTCATGCTTCTCTATTTATTGAAACCAAGGATTGCAAGATTCTTATGGATCCACTCTTATGGAATCCTGGAATCAGCGAAGGGATGCAAGATATTTGCCCCAAACGTCAAGTCATTCACGATCAAATCCCTGAATTTGATATCTTAGTTATTTCTCACAAACATATAGATCACTTCAATATTCGCTCTTTGGCTAATTTACCCAAGCATATAGATGTCCTAATTCCCAAAGACGAATTCATGAAAACTTGCCTGCAAAAATTGGGCTACCGTCACATCTATTCCCTTAAAGATTTTAATGAGGTACGAATTGGCTCAACTCGTCTAGTTGCGACTCGTTCAGAAAATCGTGTTCCTGAATATGGGATGATCTTTGCCGATTCTGATGGGGTATTCTGGAATCAAGTCGATTCAGATGTTACAGCTCAAACAATTAGTGAAGTCAAGTCCCGCTATCCTCAAATTGACTTTTTGTTAGCTCCTTGGCAACCATTATTACAAATTCAATATCAAAATAATGAACATGTTATTTTCCCCTACGATATTTATAGTAAACTACTCAAAGTTATCGTTTTAGTCGCACCAAAAGCAATTGCTCCAGGCGCTAATGGGTTCAAACAGATTAATGCTTCATCTTGGCTAAATCAGATCGTTTTTCCTGTAACGCGAGAGCAATTCTGTCACGATGTCAAACAGGCATATCCTACTATTGGAGATCAAATATTTACCTTTGATCCAGGAGATGTTATCACCTTGAACAATGGTGAAGTCAGCTATTCACCACAAAAGTCAACCTTTGTGAAAAAACTAGCCGATGATAGTGATAGCTTGTACTTCTCACCCGTCAATACCGATAGCAAACTCATTGACGACAATCCAGAGGGATATGATATTGAAGAGATGAGAAGCGTCATTAAGGAAGAAATATGCGTTCACCTTCCCCAATTCTTCAATGACAAGAAAGATTCTTTGTTTATGCAATATGGCTACTGGAAAGCCATTTATCAGCTAGAAGTTATCTTCCCCACTAATTCTGATGCTTGGTATTTTGATTTCAGCGAACATTCCATCCAATGCCGACGAGGGAAGAATCCTTTAGCAAACGTTTTTACTTTAATCGCTGCCTCCAGCTTCTATGGGCTGTTGAAAGGTATGAAGGGATGGGATTATGCGAATTTTGGTGGTTATTACCGTTGTTTTAATAAAGTTTATCAAGCTACTCCCTACGGCATTATCAGGCCATTCGACGGTTTCAAGGAGGGAGTTCCAGACCCTCTCAGCCTCAAATTTCCTTACAAGCAAGTCTATGAACAGGTTCGCTTTTATGAAATTGAAAAATGGGGTCAAGCTAATGACGATCAAATTATCCACCCAAATAGCCAAAATCCAATGGTTATTATTGGCAATACTCTGATTAAACCCCAGCAGAAAGTTCAGTGCATTTAA
- a CDS encoding MBL fold metallo-hydrolase → MQIHLLGHASLFVETQDCKILMDPILWDSHCEGIEDICPKRQILHDQIPEFDILVISHQHTDHFDIRSLANLPKYVDVLIPKDKLIETCLRKLGYRHIYSLKDFNEVRIGSTRLVTTRSENRVPEYGMIFADSDGVFWNQVDSAVNSETIAKVKSRYAQIDFLLSGWQPMLETQYQQNQNTCFPYTEYSHLLKLIALIAPKAIAPGANGFKFINGSSWLNQIVFPVTREQFCRDVQQAYPTIGDRIFTFDPGDVITLKNGEVSYSSQKSSFVKKLADDYDSLYFSPVNIDSKLIDDNPEEYDIEEMKSLIEEEICVHLPQFFNDKKDSLLMDYAYWKVVYQLEVVFPDCSQAWYFDFSKDPIESRQGKNPLANVFSSIAASSFYGLLKGIKGWDWTNMGGYYRCFHKVYQATPYGIIKPLDSSNETVPDPLHLKFPYKEIYEQIRFYEIEKWGQVNDDQIMHKNSENPMVIIGNTLIKPQHQEIILR, encoded by the coding sequence ATGCAAATTCACTTACTCGGTCATGCTTCTCTATTTGTTGAAACCCAGGATTGTAAGATTCTGATGGATCCAATTCTCTGGGATTCTCATTGCGAAGGAATAGAAGATATTTGTCCCAAACGTCAAATCCTTCATGACCAAATTCCTGAATTTGATATCCTGGTTATTTCTCACCAGCACACAGATCATTTTGATATTCGCTCTTTAGCTAATCTACCTAAATATGTAGATGTCCTGATTCCTAAAGACAAATTAATAGAAACTTGCCTACGCAAATTAGGCTACCGTCACATTTACTCTCTTAAAGATTTTAATGAAGTACGAATTGGCTCAACTCGTCTAGTTACCACTCGTTCAGAAAATCGCGTTCCTGAATATGGCATGATTTTTGCCGACTCTGATGGGGTATTTTGGAATCAAGTTGATTCGGCTGTTAATAGTGAGACAATTGCTAAAGTCAAGTCTCGCTATGCCCAGATAGACTTTCTTTTATCTGGCTGGCAACCGATGCTAGAAACTCAATATCAACAAAATCAAAATACCTGTTTTCCATACACTGAGTATAGTCATCTGCTCAAACTTATTGCTTTAATTGCACCAAAAGCCATTGCTCCAGGTGCCAATGGATTCAAATTCATCAACGGCTCTTCTTGGCTCAATCAGATTGTTTTTCCTGTCACACGAGAGCAATTCTGTCGAGATGTGCAACAAGCATATCCTACTATTGGAGATCGAATATTTACCTTCGATCCAGGGGATGTTATCACCTTGAAAAATGGTGAAGTTAGCTATTCCTCACAAAAGTCATCTTTTGTCAAAAAGCTAGCTGATGATTACGATAGCTTGTACTTCTCACCCGTCAATATTGACAGCAAACTCATTGACGATAATCCAGAAGAATATGACATTGAAGAGATGAAAAGTTTGATTGAAGAAGAAATATGCGTTCACCTTCCGCAATTCTTCAATGATAAAAAAGATTCTTTATTAATGGATTATGCCTACTGGAAAGTAGTCTATCAGCTAGAAGTAGTCTTTCCTGACTGCTCTCAGGCTTGGTATTTCGATTTTAGCAAAGATCCAATCGAATCTCGGCAGGGGAAAAATCCTTTAGCCAATGTCTTTAGCTCCATCGCTGCTTCCAGTTTCTACGGGCTATTGAAAGGCATTAAAGGGTGGGATTGGACTAATATGGGTGGCTACTACCGTTGTTTTCACAAAGTTTATCAAGCTACTCCTTATGGCATTATTAAGCCACTTGACTCTTCCAACGAAACAGTTCCAGACCCTCTGCACCTGAAATTTCCCTACAAAGAAATCTATGAGCAAATTCGCTTTTATGAAATTGAAAAATGGGGTCAAGTCAATGACGATCAAATCATGCACAAAAATAGTGAAAATCCGATGGTTATCATTGGCAATACTTTAATTAAACCCCAGCATCAAGAGATAATACTCAGGTGA